One segment of Thermococcus sp. AM4 DNA contains the following:
- a CDS encoding OsmC family protein — translation MPKYKDMPIKISGIRVSPTKMKVVGDGFEIMVDKLGGEAPSPLHYQLAALAGCLNIVGTLVANDMKIDLEDLEVEVVGIFNPSKFMGLEDGRAGFKEIEVTIRVKTNADEETLKKWLSLVEERCPISDNLSNPTPIRIGIKRE, via the coding sequence ATGCCGAAGTACAAGGACATGCCGATCAAAATATCTGGAATCCGGGTCTCCCCCACCAAGATGAAGGTTGTTGGGGATGGCTTTGAAATAATGGTGGATAAGCTCGGCGGCGAAGCCCCCAGCCCGCTCCACTATCAGCTCGCGGCGCTGGCAGGATGCCTGAACATAGTGGGTACCCTCGTTGCCAACGACATGAAGATCGATCTCGAAGACCTTGAGGTAGAGGTCGTTGGAATATTCAACCCCTCGAAGTTCATGGGACTCGAGGATGGCAGGGCCGGCTTTAAGGAGATTGAGGTAACGATCCGGGTGAAGACGAACGCAGACGAGGAAACCCTGAAGAAGTGGCTCAGTCTCGTGGAGGAGCGCTGTCCAATAAGCGACAACCTGAGCAACCCGACACCCATCAGGATAGGAATCAAGAGGGAGTGA
- the cca gene encoding CCA tRNA nucleotidyltransferase, which translates to MELEEVVNEVLKRIKPSEEERAFVEGLMKELRELAEEKITELGLKVKPYFVGSLAKDTYLAGDHDVDLFLAFPLETPLEELRKKGPELGKAIAEQLDSYEIAYAEHPYVRARYKGVSVDLVPCYDVRNWRDVRTAVDRSILHTRWINENLRGRNDEVRLLKRFLKGINAYGSEIYVRGFSGYLAEILVIKYGSFLDVVRKADFILRQKIIDPADWLRREPEIALRTVKRETEEDRPLIVIDPVDPRRNVSANLSWEKYGRFYFKSMEFLENPSVRFFFPPKKPKGNYLDELRKRGTALVTLLIDAPDMVDDILLPQLERSARGFEKALEREGFRVLGWNVGRKEKAFIMLELDREKRVRVKIKPGPEFFTERGRNFYRKNEKVWLIGKRLYSEKMVTESVVDVILELLDKNQVSLGKGIRNAVKEADILLNYVPRGLEEEAYLFLSREKWNIKG; encoded by the coding sequence ATGGAACTGGAAGAAGTCGTCAACGAAGTTCTCAAGCGGATAAAACCAAGCGAGGAAGAACGGGCCTTCGTCGAGGGGTTGATGAAGGAGCTGAGGGAGCTTGCAGAGGAAAAGATAACCGAACTTGGCCTCAAGGTTAAGCCCTACTTCGTCGGCTCGCTCGCGAAGGACACCTATTTAGCTGGAGACCACGACGTTGACCTGTTCTTGGCTTTTCCCCTCGAAACCCCCCTTGAGGAGCTGAGGAAAAAAGGCCCGGAACTCGGAAAAGCCATAGCAGAACAACTCGACTCCTACGAGATAGCCTACGCGGAGCACCCCTACGTCCGGGCGAGATATAAGGGAGTGAGCGTTGATTTAGTTCCCTGCTACGACGTCAGAAATTGGAGGGACGTTAGAACTGCCGTTGACCGCTCGATACTCCATACAAGGTGGATAAACGAGAACCTCCGGGGACGGAACGACGAGGTAAGGCTTCTCAAGCGCTTCCTGAAGGGCATCAACGCCTATGGAAGCGAGATTTACGTTAGGGGCTTTTCCGGCTATTTGGCCGAGATCCTCGTCATCAAGTACGGTTCTTTCCTCGACGTGGTCAGGAAGGCTGACTTCATACTGAGGCAGAAGATAATAGACCCGGCGGACTGGCTGAGGAGAGAACCGGAAATCGCACTCAGGACGGTGAAGAGGGAAACCGAGGAGGACAGACCGCTGATAGTGATAGACCCCGTTGACCCGCGGCGGAACGTTTCGGCCAACCTGAGCTGGGAGAAGTACGGGCGCTTCTACTTCAAGAGCATGGAGTTCCTTGAGAATCCCTCGGTCCGGTTCTTCTTCCCACCGAAGAAACCCAAGGGAAACTACCTCGACGAGCTGAGGAAAAGGGGAACAGCCCTTGTAACGCTCCTAATCGATGCCCCGGATATGGTGGACGACATCCTTTTGCCCCAGCTGGAGAGGAGCGCGAGGGGCTTCGAGAAGGCCCTTGAGAGGGAAGGCTTCCGCGTTCTCGGCTGGAACGTCGGGAGAAAAGAAAAGGCCTTCATAATGCTCGAGCTCGACAGGGAAAAAAGAGTGAGAGTGAAGATCAAGCCCGGCCCGGAGTTCTTCACCGAGCGGGGACGGAACTTCTACCGGAAGAACGAGAAGGTATGGCTAATCGGAAAGAGGCTCTACTCCGAAAAGATGGTCACGGAGAGCGTTGTGGATGTCATCCTCGAACTCCTCGATAAGAACCAGGTGTCGCTCGGAAAAGGAATAAGGAACGCGGTGAAGGAAGCGGATATACTGCTGAACTACGTTCCCCGTGGACTGGAGGAGGAGGCCTACCTCTTCCTGAGCAGGGAAAAATGGAACATCAAGGGTTAA
- the thpR gene encoding RNA 2',3'-cyclic phosphodiesterase gives MRAFIAIDVSDEVRDNLLKAQERIGNKSAKIKFVERENFHVTLKFLGEIDEITAEEVKKALAEIARKHKKHRVRVKGIGVFPNPNYVRVIWAGIENDKGIKAIANDVEREMRRLGFKKDKDFVAHITIGRVKFVRDKVELAIALKDLANKDFGEFEVEAIELKKSTLTPKGPIYETVARFELAE, from the coding sequence ATGAGGGCGTTCATAGCGATAGATGTGAGCGACGAGGTTCGCGACAACCTTCTGAAGGCTCAGGAGAGGATAGGGAACAAGTCAGCAAAGATAAAGTTCGTCGAGCGGGAGAACTTTCACGTGACACTCAAGTTCCTCGGGGAAATTGACGAGATAACGGCGGAGGAGGTCAAGAAGGCCCTGGCGGAAATAGCGAGGAAGCACAAAAAGCACCGCGTTCGCGTTAAGGGAATCGGCGTCTTTCCGAACCCGAACTACGTGAGGGTGATATGGGCCGGAATCGAAAACGACAAGGGAATAAAGGCGATAGCGAACGACGTCGAGCGCGAGATGAGAAGGCTGGGCTTCAAAAAGGACAAGGACTTCGTGGCCCACATAACAATTGGACGTGTCAAGTTCGTCCGCGATAAAGTCGAACTGGCGATTGCACTCAAAGACCTCGCCAACAAGGACTTCGGCGAGTTCGAGGTTGAGGCGATAGAGCTGAAGAAGAGCACGCTTACTCCAAAGGGCCCGATTTACGAGACCGTTGCGAGGTTCGAGCTGGCCGAATGA
- a CDS encoding phosphoribosyltransferase, giving the protein MDKVYLTWWQIDRAVFALAEEIQKHFMPDVIVGIARGGLIPAVRLSHVLGDVELKVIDVKFYKGIDERMEKPVVTIPLHGSLEGKKVVIVDDVSDTGKTLEVVIEEVKKAGAKEVKVACLSMKPWTKVVPDFYVFRTDKWIVFPWEEFPVVVRE; this is encoded by the coding sequence ATGGACAAGGTTTACCTGACCTGGTGGCAGATTGATAGGGCCGTCTTCGCGCTCGCCGAGGAGATACAGAAGCACTTCATGCCCGACGTGATAGTCGGAATCGCGAGGGGCGGGCTTATTCCAGCGGTGAGGCTGAGCCACGTTCTGGGCGATGTGGAGCTCAAGGTCATAGATGTCAAGTTCTACAAGGGCATCGACGAGAGGATGGAAAAGCCAGTTGTGACGATTCCGCTCCACGGCTCGCTGGAGGGCAAGAAGGTAGTTATTGTAGATGACGTCAGCGATACCGGAAAGACCCTTGAGGTCGTCATCGAGGAGGTCAAGAAGGCCGGGGCGAAGGAGGTCAAAGTAGCGTGCCTCAGCATGAAGCCCTGGACGAAGGTGGTGCCGGACTTCTACGTCTTCAGAACAGACAAGTGGATAGTCTTCCCCTGGGAGGAGTTCCCCGTTGTGGTGAGGGAGTGA